The sequence GGAACACGGAGGGGAACGCTGATCATTAACGGGAACACGGAGGGGAACGCTGATCATTAACGGGAACACGGAGGGGAACGCTGATCATTAACGGGAACACGGAGGGGAACGCTGATCATTAACGGGAACACGGAGGGGAACGCTGATCATTAACGGGAACACGGAGGGGAACGCTGATCATTAACGGGAACACGGAGGGGAACGCTGATCATTAACGGGAACACGGAGGGGAACGCTGATCATTAACGGGAACACGGAGGGGAACGCTGATCATTAACGGGAACACGGAGGGGAACGCTGATCATTAACGGGAACACGGAGGGGAACGCTGATCATTAACGGGAACACGGAGGGGAACGCTGATCATTAACGGGAACACGGAGGGGAACGCTGATCATTAACGGGAACACGGAGGGGAACGCTGATCATTAACGGGAACACGGAGGGGAACGCTGATCATTAACGGGAACACGGAGGGGAACGCTGATCATTAACGGGAACACGGAGGGGAACGCTGATCATTAACGGGAACACGGAGGGGAACGCTGATCATTAACGGGAACACGGAGGGGAACGCTGATCATTAACGGGAACACGGAGGGGAACGCTGATCATTAACGGGAACACGGAGGGGAACGCTGATCATTAACGGGAACACGGAGGGGAACGCTGATCATTAACGGGAACACGGAGGGGAACGCTGATCATTAACGGGAACACGGAGGGGAACGCTGATCATTAACGGGAACACGGAGGGGAACGCTGATCATTAACGGGAACACGGAGGGGAACGCTGATCATTAACGGGAACACGGAGGGGAACGCTGATCATTAACGGGAACACGGAGGGGAACGCTGATCATTAACGGGAACACGGAGGGGAACGCTGATCATTAACGGGAACACGGAGGGGAACGCTGATCATTAACGGGAACACGGGGACGGCCGCATTGAGGAGAGTGTCTACCTGTCTGCTTCCCCCCCCCCTCTAACACTGCACCCCAGTCCCCTCCTCCTGGTTCCCCAGTCCCCTCCCTTCtctaccctccccacccccaggcCCCCACCTGTGTCGGGCTCAGTCCGGTGAACTGGGCCGAGGGCAGGCTGAGCTGCCGCGTGTGGGCCTTGCGCCGCCCCCTGCGCAGCTGGGCCGaagcctgggcctgggcctgggcctgggcttGGGCCGAAGCCTGGGCCTGTGCTTGGGCAGaagcctgggcctgggcctgggcctgggctaGAGCCGGGGCCTGGCGGCTGAGCTCCTCCAGCTGGCCCCGCAGCTGGTCCTGGCTCCTGTGGGCCTCGTGCAGCCTGGCCTCCAGGGCCCGCAGCTCCTGGGTTTTCTCCTCGTAGCTTCGGCGACACCGCTGGAACTCCTCCTGCAGAAGGCCGTGCTGCCTCCTCAGGCCGACCAGCTCCTCCCGCTGCTGCTCCGCGCTGCGCAGCCTCTCCTGGTCGCCCAGCGGGCCCTCGCCCCGGGAGCTCTGACGACACAGTCGCTCCCTCTGCTCTCCGAGCTGCTGCTTCTGGGCCTCCAGCACCGAGTCCTGCTTGACCACGATggcctggggtcagggagtcaggtcagggggtgggtgggtgggagggggtAACAgacacaaacagagagagagagcgagagggtgAGAGATCAGGGGTCACAGAGACACATGTACAGCACCAGCTCAATggttcaccccctcccccacagcctGGGCGTTACTGACCCTAACCCCAGCGACCCCACCACAGGACCCCTCAGTTTATCTCCTGCTCTTCACCTCTGAACCTTGGATTAGATTCTAACCCTTGACCCTTTACCTCTTCTGTGCCCCTGAAGCTTGGATTAGATGC is a genomic window of Chiloscyllium plagiosum isolate BGI_BamShark_2017 unplaced genomic scaffold, ASM401019v2 scaf_79702, whole genome shotgun sequence containing:
- the LOC122545742 gene encoding rho guanine nucleotide exchange factor 2-like, giving the protein AIVVKQDSVLEAQKQQLGEQRERLCRQSSRGEGPLGDQERLRSAEQQREELVGLRRQHGLLQEEFQRCRRSYEEKTQELRALEARLHEAHRSQDQLRGQLEELSRQAPALAQAQAQAQASAQAQAQASAQAQAQAQAQASAQLRRGRRKAHTRQLSLPSAQFTGLSPTQNSEQRRRSMDASCLQASLDFVGEPREGLNGQERPVVRDGLSEGAESGTPHEVTLAPHQEARVEEEDEEEAGSQSEGEEVSGKGRVTTHHQHTASSPGDNAHREGQR